The following proteins come from a genomic window of Pocillopora verrucosa isolate sample1 chromosome 6, ASM3666991v2, whole genome shotgun sequence:
- the LOC131768686 gene encoding G-protein coupled receptor 83-like — translation MKLDTEWIVITVLYAITMLVAFAGNSFLIYIVWKKPEVRSLTSFMFVNMAIADLLVTLVVMPWSISIIYTGGLWMIPGVFGKVMCKGVVYIAYVTLTASILCLTFMAINRYYTIVHPLSRHLWFRKPKLTVPFIWIGSLVSMSIFLVIQTVEDYNNSSYCMLSVYILGDPDRALRGIYLLLFVVNYLIPLVVMSCLYTITAWNLWFNVAPGVNTLRGDRAQLETSKRRVVRMLITVTCAFALCWLPPQVVHMMQIIHASKVHLHIQPIVSFVCFWFGHANSAVNPWLYIFLSTKIHTAFTRIVSRKSRRLPSSLTIKTSDDVLPPEDEAIQIESRM, via the coding sequence ATGAAACTAGATACCGAGTGGATTGTTATCACAGTCCTCTACGCTATCACGATGCTCGTAGCGTTTGCAGGGAATAGTTTCCTCATCTACATCGTGTGGAAGAAACCTGAAGTCAGATCACTGACAAGCTTTATGTTCGTCAACATGGCCATCGCTGATCTGCTGGTAACCTTGGTAGTGATGCCCTGGTCGATTTCCATAATATATACAGGTGGTTTGTGGATGATCCCAGGGGTATTTGGAAAAGTCATGTGCAAAGGTGTTGTATACATTGCCTATGTCACTTTAACAGCATCCATCCTCTGCCTGACGTTCATGGCGATCAACAGGTACTATACCATCGTTCATCCCCTCAGCCGCCATCTTTGGTTTCGAAAGCCTAAACTAACAGTTCCATTTATTTGGATCGGGTCACTGGTCTCCATGTCCATTTTCCTTGTTATTCAAACCGTGGAGGACTACAATAATTCTTCCTATTGTATGCTATCTGTTTACATCTTGGGTGATCCAGATAGGGCTCTTCGAGGAATTTACCTCCTCCTTTTCGTCGTCAACTATCTCATCCCCTTGGTCGTTATGTCTTGCCTGTATACCATCACTGCATGGAATTTATGGTTCAATGTTGCACCTGGAGTGAATACTTTGAGAGGAGATCGAGCGCAACTCGAAACCTCCAAGAGAAGAGTGGTTCGGATGCTCATTACTGTTACCTGTGCCTTTGCCCTTTGTTGGCTCCCACCACAAGTGGTCCACATGATGCAAATCATTCACGCATCTAAGGTTCACCTACATATACAGCCGATTGTCAGCTTTGTGTGTTTTTGGTTTGGACACGCTAACAGTGCCGTTAACCCATGGCTGTACATTTTTCTGAGCACCAAGATACATACGGCATTTACCAGGATCGTCAGTAGAAAAAGCAGGCGGTTGCCTTCAAGTCTCACCATCAAAACATCAGATGACGTCTTACCACCTGAAGATGAAGCAATCCAGATAGAATCAAGAATGTAA